From a single Paenibacillus sp. FSL W8-0426 genomic region:
- a CDS encoding alanyl-tRNA editing protein, with product MTHKLYYDSAYTREWHTRITGKMDKEDGLYVTLAETAFYPHGGGQPCDLGQIGGVDVLDVISEGDEVWHKVERALEQEEVDCRIDWERRFDHMQHHTGQHLLSAVTLKLADAMTLSFHLGTDYATIDVDSAELGTEQIAAIELEANTQIYRNARIAASWVTAEEAARLPLVKQPSVTENIRIVEMEGVEYNACGGTHVASTGEIGIIKILKTERVKGSTRIYFKCGFRALEEFGAVQRVTQAISAKLKTGRDELLERLDKLEAEQKQLQAEISAVKAANDTYFAQELLAQRQGLIIAQVFEDKSVKDMQSLATKLTAEHEGIVLFVSRSEAKVVLAQKGQPHWACGAFFKGNLGAYQGKGGGSDSIAQAGFPSVDEALAFFEFTRDQLGHH from the coding sequence ATGACGCACAAATTATATTATGACTCTGCATACACACGGGAGTGGCATACGCGCATTACAGGCAAAATGGACAAAGAGGACGGACTCTACGTGACGCTGGCCGAGACGGCGTTTTATCCGCACGGTGGCGGTCAGCCTTGCGATCTGGGACAAATCGGCGGAGTTGACGTCCTGGACGTCATTTCCGAAGGGGATGAGGTTTGGCACAAGGTGGAGCGTGCACTTGAGCAAGAGGAAGTGGATTGCCGGATCGATTGGGAGCGCCGGTTCGATCATATGCAGCATCATACCGGTCAGCATCTGCTGTCTGCCGTTACGTTGAAGCTGGCGGACGCAATGACGCTCAGCTTCCATCTTGGTACGGACTATGCCACGATCGACGTCGATTCGGCCGAACTGGGAACCGAGCAGATTGCCGCCATCGAGCTCGAGGCCAATACGCAAATTTACCGCAATGCCCGCATCGCCGCTTCGTGGGTTACGGCAGAGGAAGCGGCGAGATTGCCGCTCGTCAAACAACCGTCGGTGACGGAGAACATTCGCATCGTGGAGATGGAGGGCGTGGAATACAATGCCTGCGGCGGAACGCATGTCGCATCCACGGGCGAGATCGGCATCATCAAAATTTTGAAAACAGAGCGCGTGAAGGGCAGTACCCGCATCTATTTCAAATGCGGCTTCCGGGCGCTCGAAGAATTCGGCGCCGTGCAGCGCGTAACCCAAGCGATCTCCGCGAAGCTGAAGACGGGCAGGGACGAGCTGCTGGAACGTTTGGACAAGCTGGAAGCGGAGCAGAAGCAGCTTCAGGCCGAAATATCCGCGGTCAAAGCCGCGAATGATACATATTTTGCCCAGGAACTGCTCGCACAGCGTCAAGGGTTGATCATCGCGCAAGTGTTTGAGGACAAATCCGTCAAAGACATGCAAAGCCTGGCGACCAAGCTGACCGCCGAGCATGAAGGCATCGTGCTGTTTGTTTCGCGTTCCGAGGCCAAGGTTGTGCTCGCGCAGAAGGGTCAGCCGCATTGGGCGTGCGGAGCCTTTTTCAAAGGCAACCTGGGTGCGTATCAGGGCAAGGGCGGCGGCAGTGACAGCATAGCTCAGGCGGGATTCCCAAGCGTCGATGAGGCGCTTGCCTTCTTTGAATTCACCCGAGACCAATTGGGACACCATTGA
- a CDS encoding DUF1963 domain-containing protein, with protein MAERIPCAREGCGNTVLPATAAKTGGICMPCKQEIEREERRRYIEANRRDVNLYEGISDPVEILSIMHTDQPRDPLIYYLPYERSKEQVYLSLSEQEQLRMADLAMEMIQDGDGDTGTEILTLLSGYHDLPLTAYLPELLEYEVYYPAILFRSASPSLRDQLLREVETDDEHRNHLLLMLAYIGDERVVRQFREWRQSPPAWRDRLHVPPEHYAMEGGWELTAEGTRRDLFIQPSYALFRVREQGNAAAFEHGGPVRMLAVNSACCPWCNGPLTTLIDLDAGHPALAGLSWKADRFAARTCVVCSCYGTVYMEIDEQGEPVWSEHNVMPYRAGEMDTDDYDGSFTAVTDQFRIAREPRHPFHGSEWAMEPSLSQIGGHPGWVQDAEYPNCPCCSARMKAVGQLDWGMVEEYGEGMYYIFACEPCGMTAVSYQQS; from the coding sequence ATGGCGGAACGAATTCCGTGCGCAAGGGAAGGATGCGGCAATACCGTTTTACCGGCCACGGCGGCCAAAACCGGCGGCATTTGCATGCCGTGCAAGCAGGAGATTGAGCGGGAGGAACGTCGCAGGTACATCGAAGCAAATCGCCGGGACGTGAACCTGTACGAAGGTATTTCGGATCCGGTGGAGATTCTGAGCATCATGCATACCGATCAGCCTCGCGATCCGTTGATTTATTACCTCCCTTATGAACGTTCGAAAGAGCAGGTATATCTGTCATTGTCGGAACAAGAGCAGCTTCGCATGGCTGACCTTGCAATGGAAATGATCCAGGACGGTGATGGGGATACGGGGACGGAAATCCTGACGCTGCTATCGGGATATCACGATCTGCCCCTTACGGCATATTTGCCGGAATTGCTGGAATATGAAGTATATTATCCGGCCATATTGTTCCGAAGCGCGTCACCTTCGCTTCGGGATCAGCTGTTGCGAGAGGTCGAGACGGACGACGAGCACCGCAATCATTTGCTGCTGATGCTGGCTTATATCGGGGATGAGCGGGTTGTGCGGCAGTTCCGGGAATGGAGGCAGTCGCCGCCGGCGTGGAGAGATCGGCTGCATGTGCCTCCGGAGCATTATGCGATGGAAGGGGGCTGGGAGCTGACGGCCGAAGGAACGCGCAGAGATTTGTTTATCCAGCCGAGTTATGCTTTGTTTCGTGTACGGGAGCAGGGGAACGCGGCTGCTTTCGAACACGGCGGCCCTGTGCGGATGTTGGCGGTTAACTCGGCATGCTGTCCGTGGTGTAACGGGCCGTTAACCACGTTGATCGACCTGGATGCGGGGCACCCGGCATTGGCCGGTCTTTCCTGGAAGGCGGATCGGTTTGCCGCTCGGACCTGTGTCGTTTGCAGTTGTTATGGAACAGTGTATATGGAGATCGACGAACAAGGCGAGCCGGTCTGGAGCGAACATAATGTGATGCCGTACAGAGCGGGAGAGATGGACACGGATGATTATGATGGTTCATTCACTGCGGTAACGGACCAATTCCGAATCGCGCGGGAGCCCCGGCATCCGTTTCATGGCAGCGAGTGGGCGATGGAACCTTCCTTGTCCCAGATCGGCGGCCATCCCGGCTGGGTACAGGACGCGGAATACCCGAATTGTCCCTGCTGCTCAGCTCGGATGAAGGCAGTCGGCCAGCTTGATTGGGGAATGGTCGAGGAGTACGGTGAAGGCATGTACTACATATTTGCCTGCGAGCCATGCGGAATGACGGCTGTATCGTATCAGCAGAGTTAA
- a CDS encoding PhzF family phenazine biosynthesis protein, with protein MKVEVYTLNAFAKGDRGGNPAGVVLDAAALDAAEMQLIAKEVGFSETAFMEKSSVADYKIRYFTPTNEVDLCGHATIAAFGLLHSLGLAEAETSCTIETKAGVLDVDIGVDGLVYLSQALPQFFEKISAEEIAPSLGVDADDLEAGLPIQIVSTGLRDILIPIRSRTLLNKVQPDLDAITAISQKYDVVGYHLFALDTPDDAVAECRNFAPLYDIPEESATGTSNGALLSYLYKYGQRSLRKAEDVTFRQGYSMDCPSEIKAGLRLSQDGEISQVRVGGTVSGIVRRHFMV; from the coding sequence ATGAAGGTGGAAGTATATACATTAAATGCGTTTGCAAAAGGGGATCGTGGCGGGAACCCGGCTGGCGTGGTGTTGGATGCTGCTGCGCTGGATGCTGCCGAAATGCAGCTCATTGCAAAGGAAGTGGGTTTCTCGGAGACGGCTTTTATGGAAAAGTCTTCGGTTGCGGATTACAAAATCCGTTACTTCACGCCCACGAACGAGGTCGATCTGTGCGGACATGCCACGATTGCCGCATTTGGACTGCTGCACTCGCTGGGTTTGGCAGAGGCGGAAACCTCCTGCACCATAGAAACGAAAGCCGGAGTTTTGGATGTCGATATCGGCGTCGATGGCCTCGTCTATTTGTCACAGGCTTTGCCGCAATTTTTTGAAAAGATATCCGCTGAGGAAATCGCCCCATCTTTGGGGGTGGATGCCGACGATCTGGAAGCAGGGCTGCCCATCCAGATTGTTTCGACGGGGCTGCGGGACATTTTGATTCCGATTCGCAGCAGGACACTCTTGAATAAGGTGCAGCCGGATTTGGACGCCATAACCGCCATTAGCCAAAAATACGATGTGGTCGGCTATCATCTGTTCGCGTTGGATACTCCAGACGATGCAGTCGCGGAATGCCGAAATTTTGCGCCGCTTTACGATATTCCCGAGGAGAGCGCGACAGGAACCTCCAACGGTGCACTGCTCAGCTATTTGTATAAATATGGTCAACGATCTTTGCGGAAAGCGGAGGATGTCACCTTCAGGCAAGGGTATTCCATGGATTGTCCTTCCGAAATCAAGGCCGGATTGCGTCTGAGCCAGGATGGGGAGATTAGTCAGGTTCGGGTTGGCGGTACCGTATCTGGCATCGTACGAAGGCATTTCATGGTATAA
- a CDS encoding GNAT family protein, whose product MTLTTPHLFYGKRLKLTAPRAEDVQVMLQWNEDPEYLRNVDTDLAVPFSEKQLEDEGETKHREVYFRLRTREDDRLIGFVVIHGIEWNNRTGQLAIGIGLAEHRGKGYGTEALQLMLRYAFYEMNLDRVGLDVIAYNERAIRAYEKVGFQLEGRIRSAVYRDGKRYDRLMMGMLREEWEAGQSTPMEGKA is encoded by the coding sequence ATGACATTGACAACGCCGCATCTGTTTTATGGCAAACGCCTGAAATTGACAGCTCCCCGCGCGGAAGACGTGCAGGTTATGCTGCAATGGAATGAAGATCCCGAATACCTGCGGAACGTGGACACCGACCTCGCTGTCCCTTTCTCGGAAAAACAACTTGAGGATGAAGGCGAAACCAAACACCGGGAAGTGTATTTCCGGTTGCGCACGCGGGAAGACGATCGACTGATCGGTTTTGTCGTCATCCATGGCATCGAGTGGAACAATCGTACGGGTCAGCTCGCAATCGGCATCGGGCTTGCGGAACATCGCGGCAAAGGGTACGGCACGGAAGCGCTGCAACTGATGCTGCGATACGCTTTCTACGAAATGAATCTGGACCGGGTCGGCCTGGACGTTATCGCGTACAACGAACGAGCCATCCGCGCATACGAAAAGGTCGGCTTTCAGTTGGAGGGACGCATTCGTTCTGCCGTATACCGCGATGGCAAGCGATATGACCGGCTGATGATGGGTATGCTGCGCGAAGAGTGGGAAGCCGGTCAATCCACCCCTATGGAGGGAAAAGCATGA
- a CDS encoding GNAT family N-acetyltransferase, translated as MEIRVDDLSGNQVKALIAEHLAGMFADSPPESVHALDLEGLKRPEVTFWCAWEGEELMGCGAMKELDSQHGELKSMRTAAAHLRKGVARNILAHIIEVAKERGYKRLSLETGSMDSFIPARKLYEDFGFSYCGPFADYAPDPNSAFMTKEL; from the coding sequence TTGGAGATTCGGGTAGACGATTTAAGCGGAAATCAAGTTAAAGCATTGATCGCGGAGCATTTGGCAGGCATGTTTGCCGATTCGCCGCCGGAAAGCGTGCATGCGCTGGATCTGGAAGGATTGAAAAGGCCGGAGGTAACGTTCTGGTGCGCATGGGAAGGCGAAGAACTGATGGGCTGCGGTGCGATGAAGGAGCTGGATTCGCAGCACGGCGAACTGAAATCGATGCGTACGGCAGCGGCGCATTTGCGCAAAGGCGTGGCAAGGAACATCCTTGCCCACATTATCGAGGTGGCGAAAGAGCGGGGTTACAAGCGCCTCAGCCTGGAGACGGGATCGATGGATTCTTTCATTCCCGCACGGAAGCTGTATGAGGATTTCGGTTTCAGTTACTGCGGACCTTTCGCCGATTATGCGCCGGACCCGAACAGTGCCTTTATGACGAAAGAATTATAG
- a CDS encoding amino acid permease — MAQTEGTLQKKLKARHISLMAMGGVIGTGIFKGSSETIGLAGPGVVITYIFAGLLLLVVMAAMAEMATVYKNKNMKDFIQQAFGSRVSFVMGWMYCFLWLSVCVIEVIAAGSFLQYWFPGVPLWVLSLLCAAFIISVNLLSVGVFGEFEFWLAGIKVAMIIVFIVLGAGLIFGIIPSDNTPYLQNYTQSGGFLPNGWSSIFSALLVVMFSYGGSELIGMTLTETENAERVLPKVVGNLILRIMLFFTLPILIICGLIPWNELGPESSPFVQVLASTGLPGAAHIMNFILVTAVLSAANSGIYGASRMLHSMAVGGEAPKALARTNRSGSPINTLLFCAVILLAGSLLGLFAQDQLFRVLLAVPGFVVILVWICIAASQLKLRKQYPVQPTFKLWGFPYITGAVVLCLGVIAIMFIFDEGNRFSISICLAVLAVLILWSLLRFRKTKGRQAA; from the coding sequence ATGGCTCAGACAGAAGGAACATTGCAAAAAAAGCTTAAGGCAAGGCATATCAGCCTGATGGCCATGGGCGGCGTCATCGGAACGGGCATATTCAAAGGCAGCAGCGAAACGATCGGACTGGCCGGCCCCGGCGTCGTCATTACTTACATTTTCGCGGGATTGCTGTTGCTCGTGGTCATGGCCGCGATGGCCGAAATGGCCACCGTGTACAAAAACAAAAACATGAAAGACTTCATCCAGCAGGCCTTTGGCAGCAGGGTATCTTTCGTCATGGGATGGATGTATTGTTTCCTGTGGCTCTCCGTCTGCGTGATTGAGGTCATCGCGGCAGGCAGCTTCCTGCAGTACTGGTTCCCGGGGGTGCCGCTGTGGGTGCTCAGCCTGTTGTGTGCCGCGTTCATAATATCGGTCAACTTGCTCAGCGTCGGTGTCTTCGGCGAATTCGAATTTTGGCTGGCAGGGATCAAAGTAGCGATGATCATCGTCTTTATCGTGCTTGGCGCGGGGTTGATCTTTGGCATCATTCCGAGCGATAATACCCCCTATCTGCAAAATTATACCCAGTCCGGCGGCTTCCTGCCGAACGGCTGGTCATCGATTTTCTCGGCGCTGCTCGTAGTCATGTTCTCTTACGGCGGTTCCGAACTGATCGGTATGACCTTGACCGAGACGGAAAATGCGGAGCGCGTGCTGCCCAAAGTGGTGGGCAACCTGATTCTGCGCATCATGCTGTTTTTCACCTTGCCGATCCTTATTATTTGCGGGCTCATTCCGTGGAATGAACTTGGACCGGAGAGCAGTCCGTTCGTGCAAGTGCTTGCGTCCACCGGGTTGCCGGGCGCGGCACACATCATGAACTTCATTCTGGTGACGGCGGTGCTGTCCGCGGCCAATTCCGGTATCTACGGAGCATCCCGTATGCTGCATTCCATGGCCGTCGGGGGAGAAGCGCCGAAGGCGTTGGCCCGCACGAATCGCAGCGGCAGCCCGATCAATACGCTGCTGTTTTGCGCGGTCATTTTGCTGGCAGGCTCCTTGCTCGGACTGTTCGCCCAGGACCAGTTGTTCCGCGTGCTGCTGGCGGTGCCGGGCTTCGTCGTCATCCTGGTCTGGATCTGCATCGCGGCATCGCAGTTGAAGCTGCGCAAGCAATATCCCGTGCAGCCGACCTTCAAGCTGTGGGGATTCCCTTACATTACGGGAGCGGTGGTGCTGTGCCTTGGCGTGATCGCCATTATGTTTATTTTCGATGAGGGAAACCGGTTCAGCATCAGCATTTGTCTTGCGGTGTTGGCGGTACTGATCCTCTGGTCACTCTTACGTTTTCGGAAAACGAAGGGACGGCAAGCGGCGTAA